In the Helianthus annuus cultivar XRQ/B chromosome 11, HanXRQr2.0-SUNRISE, whole genome shotgun sequence genome, one interval contains:
- the LOC110888989 gene encoding uncharacterized protein LOC110888989 produces MRKIRRYIYVIFVKKMVRGGGITRMKRHLAGIKGDIEPCKKVTADVRFTMQGHLKETEVKAKGKSTNIGSSVDVLDDEDVEEISDQAQKGKKRVKSDVHPFFTKTTSDPSQPTIRKAMQSKEKGMNQADKGFKAIFKGKEDLYKPYTDIIDARWKKMLCSSIHCAAYWLNPAYQCDKENLYKGKEVFKGVLEMVEKNFSVDEVIDITSLGKFRDGEECFGRSSAVASRKAIQPAEWWRLFGGEYPLMQNFAVRILSQTASSSGCERNWSVFERIHTKKKEIGWNMKD; encoded by the exons ATGAGAAAGATAAGACGGTATATATATGTGATTTTTGTCAAAAAAATGGTGCGTGGTGGCGGTATAACGAGAATGAAGCGACACCTTGCGGGCATTAAAGGTGATATAGAACCTTGTAAAAAGGTAACGGCGGATGTTCGTTTTACTATGCAAGGACATCTTAAAGAAACTGAAGTTAAAGCAAAAGGTAAATCTACTAACATTGGATCTAGTGTGGACGTCTTAGATGACGAAGACGTTGAGGAAATAAGTGACCAAGCACAAAAGGGAAAAAAGAGAGTAAAATCAGATGTGCATCCTTTCTTTACAAAAACTACAAGCGATCCTTCTCAACCTACTATTAGAAAAGCTATGCAAAGCAAAGAAAAG GGGATGAATCAGGCAGATAAGGGATTTAAGGCAATATTTAAGGGAAAGGAAGATTTGTATAAGCCATATACAGATATAATCGATGCTCGATGGAAAAAGATGTTATGTTCTAGTATTCATTGTGCGGCATATTGGTTAAATCCAGCTTATCAGTGTGACAAAGAAAATCTTTATAAAGGTAAAGAAGTTTTCAAGGGTGTTCTCGAAATGGTTGAGAAGAATTTTTCAGTTGATGAGGTTATAGATATTACGTCTTTAGGCAAGTTTCGTGATGGCGAAGAATGTTTTGGTAGGAGTAGTGCTGTTGCTTCTCGTAAAGCAATTCAACCCG CCGAATGGTGGAGATTATTTGGTGGAGAATATCCGTTAATGCAAAACTTTGCCGTTCGAATATTAAGTcaaaccgcatcttcctccggttGTGAACGTAATTGGAGTGTCTTTGAAAGGattcacacaaaaaaaaaagaaatcggTTGGAACATGAAAGACTAA